In Mus musculus strain C57BL/6J chromosome 9, GRCm38.p6 C57BL/6J, one genomic interval encodes:
- the Ptpn23 gene encoding tyrosine-protein phosphatase non-receptor type 23 isoform X2 has translation MLDNRKSFLVARISAQVVDYYKEACRALENPDTASLLGRIQKDWKKLVQMKIYYFAAVAHLHMGKQAEEQQKFGERVAYFQSALDKLNEAIKLAKGQPDTVQDALRFAMDVIGGKYNSAKKDNDFIYHEAVPALDTLQPVKGAPLVKPLPVNPTDPAVTGPDIFAKLVPMAAHEASSLYSEEKAKLLREMLAKIEDKNEVLDQFMDSMQLDPETVDNLDAYNHIPPQLMEKCAALSVRPDTVKNLVQSMQVLSGVFTDVEASLKDIRDLLEEDELQEQKLQETLGQAGAGPGPSVAKAELAEVRREWAKYMEVHEKASFTNSELHRAMNLHVGNLRLLSGPLDQVRAALPTPALTPEDKAVLQNLKRILAKVQEMRDQRVSLEQQLRELIQKDDITASLVTTDHSEMKKLFEEQLKKYDQLKVYLEQNLAAQDNVLRALTEANVQYAAVRRVLSELDQKWNSTLQTLVASYEAYEDLMKKSQEGKDFYADLESKVATLLERAQSICRAQEAARQQLLDRELKKKAPPPRPTAPKPLLSRREEGEAVEAGDTPEELRSLPPDMMVGPRLPDPFLGTTAPLHFSPGPFPSSTGPATHYLSGPLPPGTYSGPTQLMQPRAAVPMAPATVLYPAPAYTSELGLVPRSSPQHGIVSSPYAGVGPPQPVVGLPSAPPPQLSGPELAMTVRPATTTVDSVQAPISSHTAPRPNPTPALPQPCFPVPQPVPQSVPQPQPLPVPYTYSIGTKQPLPAPYTYSIGTKQHLTGPLPQHQFPPGIPTGFPVPRTGPQAQAQPQPQPQPQPQPQPQPQPQPQPQSQSQPQPQPQPQPQRPAFGPQPTQQPLPFQHPHLFPSQAPGILPPPPPTPYHFTPQPGVLGQPPPTLHTQLYPGPSQDPLPPHSGALPFPSPGPPHPHPTLAYGPAPSPRPLGPQATPVSIRGPPPASQPTPSPHLVPSPAPSPGPGPVPSRPPTAEPPPCLRRGAAAADLLSSSPESQHGGTQPPGGGQPLLQPTKVDAAEGRRPQALRLIEQDPYEHPERLQQLQQELEAFRGQLGDAGALDAIWRELQEAQEHDARGRSIAIARCYSLKNRHQDVMPYDSNRVVLRSGKDDYINASCVEGLSPYCPPLVATQAPLPGTAADFWLMVHEQKVSVIVMLVSEAEMEKQKVARYFPTERGQPMVHGALSVALSSIRTTETHVERVLSLQFRDQSLKRSLVHLHFPTWPELGLPDSPGNLLRFIQEVHAHYLHQRPLHTPIVVHCSSGVGRTGAFALLYAAVQEVEAGNGIPELPQLVRRMRQQRKHMLQEKLHLKFCHEALVRHVEQVLQRHGVPPPGKPVASVNISQKNHLPQDSQDLVLGGDVPISSIQATIAKLSIRPLGGLDSPAASLPGLVEPPGLPPASLPESTPVPSSSPPPLSSPLPEAPQPEEEPSVPEAPSLGPPSSSLELLASLTPEAFSLDSSLRGKQRMSKQNFLQAHNGQGLRAAQPTDDPLSLLDPLWTLNKT, from the exons ATGTTGGACAACCGGAAGAGCTTTCTAGTGGCCCGCATCAGCGCACAG GTGGTAGATTACTATAAGGAGGCATGCCGGGCCTTGGAAAACCCTGATACTGCCTCCCTGCTGGGCCGTATCCAGAAAGACTGGAAGAAACTTGTCCAAATGAAGATCTACTACTTTGCGGCTGTGGCTCAT CTACACATGGGGAAGCAGGCTGAGGAGCAACAGAAATTTGGGGAACGG GTGGCCTACTTCCAGAGTGCCCTGGACAAGCTTAATGAAGCCATCAAGTTGGCCAAG GGCCAGCCCGACACTGTGCAAGATGCACTTCGCTTTGCTATGGATGTCATCGGGGGCAA ATATAATTCTGCCAAGAAGGACAATGACTTTATCTACCATGAGGCTGTGCCAGCACTGGATACACTCCAGCCTGTGAAAG GAGCTCCCTTGGTGAAGCCCTTGCCAGTAAACCCCACAGACCCAGCTGTTACAGGTCCTGACATCTTTGCCAAGTTGGTGCCCATGGCTGCCCATGAGGCCTCATCACTGTACAG TGAGGAGAAGGCCAAACTGCTTCGGGAGATGCTGGCCAAAATTGAAGATAAGAATGAGGTCCTAGA tCAGTTCATGGACTCCATGCAGCTGGACCCTGAGACAGTGGACAACTTGGATGCCTACAACCATATCCCCCCCCAGCTCATGGAGAAGTGTGCGGCACTCAGCGTCCGGCCTGACACTGTCAAGAACCTTGTCCAGTCTATGCAGG TGCTGTCAGGGGTGTTCACGGATGTGGAGGCCTCCCTGAAGGACATCAGGGATCTACTGGAGGAAGATGAGCTGCAAGAGCAGAAATTGCAGGAGACCCTGGGCCAGGCCGGGGCTGGCCCTGGCCCCTCTGTTGCCAAGGCTGAGCTTGCAGAGGTGAGGCGAGAATGGGCCAAGTACATGGAAGTGCATGAAAAGGCTTCCTTCACCAACAGTGAGCTGCATCGTGCTATGAACCTGCATGTTGGTAACTTGCGCCTGCTCAGTGGACCACTGGACCAGGTGCGGGCTGCCCTACCCACACCAGCCCTCACCCCAG AGGACAAAGCCGTGCTGCAAAACCTAAAGCGCATCCTCGCCAAGGTGCAGGAGATGCGGGACCAGCGTGTGTCCTTGGAACAGCAGCTCCGAGAGCTGATCCAGAAGGATGACATCACTGCCTCTCTGGTCACCACTGACCACTCAGAGATGAAG AAACTGTTTGAGGAGCAGCTGAAGAAGTATGACCAGCTGAAGGTCTACCTGGAGCAGAACCTGGCCGCCCAGGACAATGTCCTCCGTGCCCTGACTGAGGCCAACGTGCAGTATGCAGCCGTGCGGCGGGTGCTTAGTGAGCTGGACCAAAA GTGGAACTCCACACTACAGACCCTGGTAGCATCCTATGAGGCCTATGAGGACCTGATGAAGAAGTCCCAAGAAGGCAAGGACTTTTATGCAGACTTGGAAAGCAAGGTAGCTACCCTTCTGGAACGGGCACAATCCATCTGTCGTGCCCAAGAGGCCGCTCGCCAGCAGCTCCTGGACAG AGAGCTGAAGAAGAAGGCACCACCACCTCGGCCTACAGCCCCAAAGCCATTGCTGTCCCGCCGTGAGGAGGGGGAGGCAGTGGAGGCTGGAGACACACCTGAGGAGCTGCGCAGCTTGCCCCCTGACATGATGGTTGGCCCACGGCTACCTGACCCATTCCTAGGAACTACTGCCCCTCTCCACTTTTCTCCTGGCCCCTTCCCTAGTTCCACAGGCCCAGCAACCCACTATCTCTCAGGACCCTTACCCCCTGGAACTTATTCAGGCCCCACTCAACTGATGCAGCCTAGGGCTGCAGTTCCCATGGCACCTGCAACGGTCCTCTACCCAGCCCCTGCCTATACATCGGAGTTGGGCCTCGTACCCAGATCCTCTCCCCAGCATGGAATTGTAAGCAGTCCCTATGCAGGGGTAGGGCCACCCCAACCAGTTGTAGGTCTTCCCTCtgctccacctccccagctctcAGGACCCGAGTTAGCCATGACAGTTCGGCCAGCTACCACCACAGTAGATAGTGTCCAAGCCCCTATCTCTAGCCACACGGCACCACGGCCAAACCCTACCCCTGCTCTTCCCCAGCCCTGCTTTCCAGTGCCTCAGCCTGTACCTCAATCTGTTCCCCAACCACAGCCTCTGCCTGTACCCTATACTTATTCTATAGGGACCAAGCAGCCTCTGCCTGCACCCTATACTTACTCTATAGGGACCAAGCAGCACCTCACTGGCCCTCTACCACAGCATCAGTTTCCTCCTGGGATCCCCACAGGCTTTCCAGTCCCCAGGACTGggccccaggcccaggcccagccccaaccccagccccagccccagcctcagcctcagccccagccccagccccagccccagccccagtcccagtcccagccccagccccagccccagcctcagccccaACGGCCAGCATTTGGGCCACAACCCACACAACAGCCCCTTCCattccagcatccacatctcTTCCCATCTCAGGCCCCAGGGAttcttccaccaccaccaccaacaccctaCCATTTTACTCCTCAGCCTGGTGTCTTGGGACAACCACCACCCACCCTACACACCCAGCTCTATCCAGGCCCATCTCAAGACCCTCTTCCCCCACATTCAGGGGCTCTGCCTTTCCCCAGCCCTGGGCCCCCTCATCCTCACCCCACCCTGGCATAtggccctgccccttcccctagGCCCCTTGGTCCTCAGGCAACCCCTGTCTCCATTCGAGGCCCCCCACCAGCCAGTCAGCCCACCCCTAGTCCACACTTGGTGCCTTCACCTGCCCCATCACCAGGGCCTGGCCCAGTACCTTCAAGACCTCCAACAGCCGAGCCACCACCTTGTTTGCGCCGAGGTGCTGCAGCTGCAGACCTTCTGTCTTctagccctgagagccagcatgGAGGTACCCAGCCTCCTGGGGGTGGGCAGCCCTTGCTACAGCCTACCAAGGTAGATGCAGCTGAGGGCCGTCGGCCACAGGCCCTGCGGCTAATTGAGCAGGACCCCTATGAACATCCCGAGAGGCTGCAGCAGTTGCAGCAGGAGCTGGAGGCCTTTCGGGGCCAGCTGGGGGATGCAGGAGCACTGGATGCCATCTGGAGAGAGTTGCAAGAGGCACAGGAACACGATGCCCGAGGTCGATCCATTGCCATTGCCCGCTGCTACTCCCTGAAGAACCGGCACCAGGATGTCATGCCGTATGACAGCAACCGTGTGGTGCTGCGCTCAGGCAAAGATGATTATATTAATGCTAGCTGTGTGGAGGGGCTCTCGCCATACTGTCCACCCTTAGTGGCCACCCAGGCTCCGCTGCCTGGCACAGCTGCAGATTTCTGGCTCATGGTGCATGAACAGAAAGTGTCAGTCATTGTCATGCTGGTGTCTGAGGCTGAGATGGAAAAG CAAAAGGTGGCGCGTTACTTCCCCACAGAGAGGGGCCAGCCCATGGTGCATGGAGCCCTGAGCGTGGCACTGAGCAGTATTCGTACTACTGAGACCCATGTGGAGCGAGTGCTGAGTCTGCAGTTCCGGGATCAGAGCCTCAAGCGCTCTCTTGTGCACCTCCATTTCCCTACTTGGCCTGAGTT AGGCCTGCCAGACAGCCCTGGCAATCTGCTGCGCTTCATCCAGGAGGTGCATGCACATTATTTGCACCAGCGACCCCTGCACACACCTATTGTCGTACACTGCAG CTCTGGGGTGGGCCGCACAGGAGCCTTCGCGTTGCTCTATGCAGCCGTGCAGGAGGTGGAGGCTGGGAATGGGATTCCAGAGCTGCCCCAGCTGGTGAGGCGGATGCGGCAGCAGAGGAAACACATGCTGCAGGAaaaa CTTCACCTCAAGTTCTGCCATGAGGCGTTGGTGAGACATGTGGAGCAGGTCCTACAGCGCCATGGTGTGCCTCCTCCTGGCAAGCCTGTGGCCAGTGTGAACATCAGCCAGAAG AACCACCTTCCTCAGGACTCCCAGGATCTGGTCCTTGGTGGAGACGTGCCCATCAGCTCCATTCAGGCTACCATTGCCAAGCTCAGCATCCGGCCCCTAGGTGGCTTGGATTCCCCAGCTGCCAGCCTCCCAGGCCTTGTAGAACCCCCAGGTCTTCCACCAGCTAGCCTTCCAGAGTCTACCCCTGTCCCATCTTCCTCGCCTCCCCCACTCTCTTCACCTCTGCCTGAAGCCCCCCAGCCAGAGGAGGAGCCGTCAGTGCCTGAAGCCCCCAGCTTAGGGCCCCCCTCGTCATCCCTGGAGCTGTTGGCCTCTCTGACTCCAGAAGCATTTTCACTGGACAGTTCTTTACGGGGAAAGCAGCGGATGAGCAAGCAGAACTTTCTGCAGGCCCACAACGGGCAGGGTCTAAGGGCTGCCCAGCCTACGGATGACCCCCTCAGCCTCCTGGATCCACTCTGGACACTCAACAAGACCTGA
- the Ptpn23 gene encoding tyrosine-protein phosphatase non-receptor type 23 isoform X1, with translation MGSGQEAAVAVTWTEIFSGKSVSHEDIKYEQACILYNLGALHSMLGAMDKRVSEEGMKVSCTHFQCAAGAFAYLREHFPQAFSVDMSRQILTLNVNLMLGQAQECLLEKSMLDNRKSFLVARISAQVVDYYKEACRALENPDTASLLGRIQKDWKKLVQMKIYYFAAVAHLHMGKQAEEQQKFGERVAYFQSALDKLNEAIKLAKGQPDTVQDALRFAMDVIGGKYNSAKKDNDFIYHEAVPALDTLQPVKGAPLVKPLPVNPTDPAVTGPDIFAKLVPMAAHEASSLYSEEKAKLLREMLAKIEDKNEVLDQFMDSMQLDPETVDNLDAYNHIPPQLMEKCAALSVRPDTVKNLVQSMQVLSGVFTDVEASLKDIRDLLEEDELQEQKLQETLGQAGAGPGPSVAKAELAEVRREWAKYMEVHEKASFTNSELHRAMNLHVGNLRLLSGPLDQVRAALPTPALTPEDKAVLQNLKRILAKVQEMRDQRVSLEQQLRELIQKDDITASLVTTDHSEMKKLFEEQLKKYDQLKVYLEQNLAAQDNVLRALTEANVQYAAVRRVLSELDQKWNSTLQTLVASYEAYEDLMKKSQEGKDFYADLESKVATLLERAQSICRAQEAARQQLLDRELKKKAPPPRPTAPKPLLSRREEGEAVEAGDTPEELRSLPPDMMVGPRLPDPFLGTTAPLHFSPGPFPSSTGPATHYLSGPLPPGTYSGPTQLMQPRAAVPMAPATVLYPAPAYTSELGLVPRSSPQHGIVSSPYAGVGPPQPVVGLPSAPPPQLSGPELAMTVRPATTTVDSVQAPISSHTAPRPNPTPALPQPCFPVPQPVPQSVPQPQPLPVPYTYSIGTKQPLPAPYTYSIGTKQHLTGPLPQHQFPPGIPTGFPVPRTGPQAQAQPQPQPQPQPQPQPQPQPQPQPQSQSQPQPQPQPQPQRPAFGPQPTQQPLPFQHPHLFPSQAPGILPPPPPTPYHFTPQPGVLGQPPPTLHTQLYPGPSQDPLPPHSGALPFPSPGPPHPHPTLAYGPAPSPRPLGPQATPVSIRGPPPASQPTPSPHLVPSPAPSPGPGPVPSRPPTAEPPPCLRRGAAAADLLSSSPESQHGGTQPPGGGQPLLQPTKVDAAEGRRPQALRLIEQDPYEHPERLQQLQQELEAFRGQLGDAGALDAIWRELQEAQEHDARGRSIAIARCYSLKNRHQDVMPYDSNRVVLRSGKDDYINASCVEGLSPYCPPLVATQAPLPGTAADFWLMVHEQKVSVIVMLVSEAEMEKQKVARYFPTERGQPMVHGALSVALSSIRTTETHVERVLSLQFRDQSLKRSLVHLHFPTWPELGLPDSPGNLLRFIQEVHAHYLHQRPLHTPIVVHCSSGVGRTGAFALLYAAVQEVEAGNGIPELPQLVRRMRQQRKHMLQEKLHLKFCHEALVRHVEQVLQRHGVPPPGKPVASVNISQKNHLPQDSQDLVLGGDVPISSIQATIAKLSIRPLGGLDSPAASLPGLVEPPGLPPASLPESTPVPSSSPPPLSSPLPEAPQPEEEPSVPEAPSLGPPSSSLELLASLTPEAFSLDSSLRGKQRMSKQNFLQAHNGQGLRAAQPTDDPLSLLDPLWTLNKT, from the exons ATGGGCTCAGGCCAGGAGGCTGCTGTAGCTGTCACCTG GACTGAGATCTTCTCGGGCAAGTCTGTGTCCCATGAAGACATCAAGTACGAGCAGGCCTGTATTCTCTACAACCTCG GTGCACTGCACTCCATGCTGGGGGCTATGGACAAGCGGGTGTCTGAGGAG GGCATGAAAGTCTCCTGCACCCACTTCCAGTGTGCAGCAGGCGCCTTTGCCTACCTGCGTGAACACTTCCCACAGGCCTTCAGTGTGGACATGAGTCGCCAGATCCTTACGCTCAATGTCAACCTCATGCTG GGCCAGGCTCAGGAGTGCCTGTTGGAGAAGTCCATGTTGGACAACCGGAAGAGCTTTCTAGTGGCCCGCATCAGCGCACAG GTGGTAGATTACTATAAGGAGGCATGCCGGGCCTTGGAAAACCCTGATACTGCCTCCCTGCTGGGCCGTATCCAGAAAGACTGGAAGAAACTTGTCCAAATGAAGATCTACTACTTTGCGGCTGTGGCTCAT CTACACATGGGGAAGCAGGCTGAGGAGCAACAGAAATTTGGGGAACGG GTGGCCTACTTCCAGAGTGCCCTGGACAAGCTTAATGAAGCCATCAAGTTGGCCAAG GGCCAGCCCGACACTGTGCAAGATGCACTTCGCTTTGCTATGGATGTCATCGGGGGCAA ATATAATTCTGCCAAGAAGGACAATGACTTTATCTACCATGAGGCTGTGCCAGCACTGGATACACTCCAGCCTGTGAAAG GAGCTCCCTTGGTGAAGCCCTTGCCAGTAAACCCCACAGACCCAGCTGTTACAGGTCCTGACATCTTTGCCAAGTTGGTGCCCATGGCTGCCCATGAGGCCTCATCACTGTACAG TGAGGAGAAGGCCAAACTGCTTCGGGAGATGCTGGCCAAAATTGAAGATAAGAATGAGGTCCTAGA tCAGTTCATGGACTCCATGCAGCTGGACCCTGAGACAGTGGACAACTTGGATGCCTACAACCATATCCCCCCCCAGCTCATGGAGAAGTGTGCGGCACTCAGCGTCCGGCCTGACACTGTCAAGAACCTTGTCCAGTCTATGCAGG TGCTGTCAGGGGTGTTCACGGATGTGGAGGCCTCCCTGAAGGACATCAGGGATCTACTGGAGGAAGATGAGCTGCAAGAGCAGAAATTGCAGGAGACCCTGGGCCAGGCCGGGGCTGGCCCTGGCCCCTCTGTTGCCAAGGCTGAGCTTGCAGAGGTGAGGCGAGAATGGGCCAAGTACATGGAAGTGCATGAAAAGGCTTCCTTCACCAACAGTGAGCTGCATCGTGCTATGAACCTGCATGTTGGTAACTTGCGCCTGCTCAGTGGACCACTGGACCAGGTGCGGGCTGCCCTACCCACACCAGCCCTCACCCCAG AGGACAAAGCCGTGCTGCAAAACCTAAAGCGCATCCTCGCCAAGGTGCAGGAGATGCGGGACCAGCGTGTGTCCTTGGAACAGCAGCTCCGAGAGCTGATCCAGAAGGATGACATCACTGCCTCTCTGGTCACCACTGACCACTCAGAGATGAAG AAACTGTTTGAGGAGCAGCTGAAGAAGTATGACCAGCTGAAGGTCTACCTGGAGCAGAACCTGGCCGCCCAGGACAATGTCCTCCGTGCCCTGACTGAGGCCAACGTGCAGTATGCAGCCGTGCGGCGGGTGCTTAGTGAGCTGGACCAAAA GTGGAACTCCACACTACAGACCCTGGTAGCATCCTATGAGGCCTATGAGGACCTGATGAAGAAGTCCCAAGAAGGCAAGGACTTTTATGCAGACTTGGAAAGCAAGGTAGCTACCCTTCTGGAACGGGCACAATCCATCTGTCGTGCCCAAGAGGCCGCTCGCCAGCAGCTCCTGGACAG AGAGCTGAAGAAGAAGGCACCACCACCTCGGCCTACAGCCCCAAAGCCATTGCTGTCCCGCCGTGAGGAGGGGGAGGCAGTGGAGGCTGGAGACACACCTGAGGAGCTGCGCAGCTTGCCCCCTGACATGATGGTTGGCCCACGGCTACCTGACCCATTCCTAGGAACTACTGCCCCTCTCCACTTTTCTCCTGGCCCCTTCCCTAGTTCCACAGGCCCAGCAACCCACTATCTCTCAGGACCCTTACCCCCTGGAACTTATTCAGGCCCCACTCAACTGATGCAGCCTAGGGCTGCAGTTCCCATGGCACCTGCAACGGTCCTCTACCCAGCCCCTGCCTATACATCGGAGTTGGGCCTCGTACCCAGATCCTCTCCCCAGCATGGAATTGTAAGCAGTCCCTATGCAGGGGTAGGGCCACCCCAACCAGTTGTAGGTCTTCCCTCtgctccacctccccagctctcAGGACCCGAGTTAGCCATGACAGTTCGGCCAGCTACCACCACAGTAGATAGTGTCCAAGCCCCTATCTCTAGCCACACGGCACCACGGCCAAACCCTACCCCTGCTCTTCCCCAGCCCTGCTTTCCAGTGCCTCAGCCTGTACCTCAATCTGTTCCCCAACCACAGCCTCTGCCTGTACCCTATACTTATTCTATAGGGACCAAGCAGCCTCTGCCTGCACCCTATACTTACTCTATAGGGACCAAGCAGCACCTCACTGGCCCTCTACCACAGCATCAGTTTCCTCCTGGGATCCCCACAGGCTTTCCAGTCCCCAGGACTGggccccaggcccaggcccagccccaaccccagccccagccccagcctcagcctcagccccagccccagccccagccccagccccagtcccagtcccagccccagccccagccccagcctcagccccaACGGCCAGCATTTGGGCCACAACCCACACAACAGCCCCTTCCattccagcatccacatctcTTCCCATCTCAGGCCCCAGGGAttcttccaccaccaccaccaacaccctaCCATTTTACTCCTCAGCCTGGTGTCTTGGGACAACCACCACCCACCCTACACACCCAGCTCTATCCAGGCCCATCTCAAGACCCTCTTCCCCCACATTCAGGGGCTCTGCCTTTCCCCAGCCCTGGGCCCCCTCATCCTCACCCCACCCTGGCATAtggccctgccccttcccctagGCCCCTTGGTCCTCAGGCAACCCCTGTCTCCATTCGAGGCCCCCCACCAGCCAGTCAGCCCACCCCTAGTCCACACTTGGTGCCTTCACCTGCCCCATCACCAGGGCCTGGCCCAGTACCTTCAAGACCTCCAACAGCCGAGCCACCACCTTGTTTGCGCCGAGGTGCTGCAGCTGCAGACCTTCTGTCTTctagccctgagagccagcatgGAGGTACCCAGCCTCCTGGGGGTGGGCAGCCCTTGCTACAGCCTACCAAGGTAGATGCAGCTGAGGGCCGTCGGCCACAGGCCCTGCGGCTAATTGAGCAGGACCCCTATGAACATCCCGAGAGGCTGCAGCAGTTGCAGCAGGAGCTGGAGGCCTTTCGGGGCCAGCTGGGGGATGCAGGAGCACTGGATGCCATCTGGAGAGAGTTGCAAGAGGCACAGGAACACGATGCCCGAGGTCGATCCATTGCCATTGCCCGCTGCTACTCCCTGAAGAACCGGCACCAGGATGTCATGCCGTATGACAGCAACCGTGTGGTGCTGCGCTCAGGCAAAGATGATTATATTAATGCTAGCTGTGTGGAGGGGCTCTCGCCATACTGTCCACCCTTAGTGGCCACCCAGGCTCCGCTGCCTGGCACAGCTGCAGATTTCTGGCTCATGGTGCATGAACAGAAAGTGTCAGTCATTGTCATGCTGGTGTCTGAGGCTGAGATGGAAAAG CAAAAGGTGGCGCGTTACTTCCCCACAGAGAGGGGCCAGCCCATGGTGCATGGAGCCCTGAGCGTGGCACTGAGCAGTATTCGTACTACTGAGACCCATGTGGAGCGAGTGCTGAGTCTGCAGTTCCGGGATCAGAGCCTCAAGCGCTCTCTTGTGCACCTCCATTTCCCTACTTGGCCTGAGTT AGGCCTGCCAGACAGCCCTGGCAATCTGCTGCGCTTCATCCAGGAGGTGCATGCACATTATTTGCACCAGCGACCCCTGCACACACCTATTGTCGTACACTGCAG CTCTGGGGTGGGCCGCACAGGAGCCTTCGCGTTGCTCTATGCAGCCGTGCAGGAGGTGGAGGCTGGGAATGGGATTCCAGAGCTGCCCCAGCTGGTGAGGCGGATGCGGCAGCAGAGGAAACACATGCTGCAGGAaaaa CTTCACCTCAAGTTCTGCCATGAGGCGTTGGTGAGACATGTGGAGCAGGTCCTACAGCGCCATGGTGTGCCTCCTCCTGGCAAGCCTGTGGCCAGTGTGAACATCAGCCAGAAG AACCACCTTCCTCAGGACTCCCAGGATCTGGTCCTTGGTGGAGACGTGCCCATCAGCTCCATTCAGGCTACCATTGCCAAGCTCAGCATCCGGCCCCTAGGTGGCTTGGATTCCCCAGCTGCCAGCCTCCCAGGCCTTGTAGAACCCCCAGGTCTTCCACCAGCTAGCCTTCCAGAGTCTACCCCTGTCCCATCTTCCTCGCCTCCCCCACTCTCTTCACCTCTGCCTGAAGCCCCCCAGCCAGAGGAGGAGCCGTCAGTGCCTGAAGCCCCCAGCTTAGGGCCCCCCTCGTCATCCCTGGAGCTGTTGGCCTCTCTGACTCCAGAAGCATTTTCACTGGACAGTTCTTTACGGGGAAAGCAGCGGATGAGCAAGCAGAACTTTCTGCAGGCCCACAACGGGCAGGGTCTAAGGGCTGCCCAGCCTACGGATGACCCCCTCAGCCTCCTGGATCCACTCTGGACACTCAACAAGACCTGA